Proteins encoded by one window of Blautia faecicola:
- a CDS encoding ABC transporter ATP-binding protein produces the protein MAAYVELDQVTKTYQMGEVTIKAADGISFQVEKGEFVVVVGPSGAGKTTVLNILGGMDSATTGKVSVDGTRVDQLKGKKIIQYRREDIGFVFQFYNLMQNLTALENVELALQICKDPLDAKTVLEEVGLGERMYNFPAQLSGGEQQRVAIARALAKNPKLLLCDEPTGALDYVTGKAILKLLQDTCRKKGMTMIVITHNSALTPMADRIVRIRNGKVAEMVQNENPTPVEEIEW, from the coding sequence ATGGCAGCATATGTGGAACTGGATCAGGTGACAAAAACCTATCAGATGGGAGAAGTGACGATTAAGGCCGCAGACGGCATCTCTTTTCAGGTGGAAAAGGGAGAATTTGTGGTTGTGGTCGGACCGAGTGGAGCAGGAAAGACAACGGTATTAAATATTCTCGGCGGCATGGACAGCGCGACGACAGGAAAAGTATCCGTGGATGGAACCCGGGTGGATCAGCTAAAGGGAAAAAAGATAATCCAGTACCGGAGAGAGGACATTGGTTTTGTGTTTCAGTTTTATAACCTGATGCAAAACCTGACCGCACTGGAAAATGTGGAGCTGGCGCTTCAGATCTGTAAAGATCCGCTGGATGCAAAGACGGTTCTCGAGGAAGTGGGGCTGGGGGAACGCATGTACAATTTCCCGGCACAGCTTTCCGGCGGGGAGCAGCAGAGGGTGGCAATTGCCAGAGCACTGGCAAAAAATCCCAAGTTGCTGCTCTGTGATGAGCCGACCGGTGCACTGGACTATGTGACCGGAAAAGCGATATTGAAGCTGCTGCAGGATACCTGTCGGAAAAAGGGAATGACGATGATCGTCATCACGCACAACTCTGCATTGACGCCGATGGCAGACCGGATCGTGCGGATCCGGAACGGAAAGGTGGCAGAGATGGTGCAAAACGAGAATCCCACACCGGTGGAAGAGATAGAATGGTAG
- the scfA gene encoding six-cysteine ranthipeptide SCIFF: MKHIKTLNTKSLQNTMKKGGCGECQTSCQSACKTSCTVGNQSCENTK; the protein is encoded by the coding sequence ATGAAACATATCAAAACTTTAAATACAAAAAGTTTACAGAACACAATGAAAAAAGGTGGATGTGGCGAATGTCAGACATCCTGCCAGTCTGCTTGCAAGACTTCTTGTACAGTAGGAAATCAGAGCTGCGAAAACACAAAATAA
- a CDS encoding FtsX-like permease family protein, whose product MKAFRKDFFREILKNKGRFLSVFFISLLGAAFFSGIRSAEGDMKTSADAYYDQTNYMDLRVLGTLGLTDADVEDIEKVKGVAQVTGGHTLEVLHKEGEKEQAVKLIALEDGVNETQILEGRLPQKTDEILVDQKFLDGTGKKIGDQVTFESGTDTALSDDLSQETFTIVGSATLPYYMDLTRGTGSIGNGSIDSFGLLLPETFTSEIYTEIYVQVDGAKELESYSTSYEKTVKQVQNRVEELEEEACQRRYDTVYQEGEEKLSDARKQVADGEKELADGKKTLEDGTSQIKEAKDTITEKEKELKEKEAILVQKETELQNGESQLAAKEKELTAGEQQLQQKTQELTAGKQELAAKQKELTDGKTKLQTQEAELNAAKSQLEEQAAKLEEQKTQLEEKEKELDANEAAVTAGIAQVQEGQAQLAAGMQSVQEEITRLEAQKEQLSQMEEPDAEQLEQIEAALQELRTQLAGLEAQKEALAQKEAELNGNLTQIRQGKGELEQARAQLSAGETEISTHRQELAAGEEKIAQAKEQLAAGESQIRQAQKQLTDGEAQIGQAKTQIADGKQRIAGAKATLADGKAQLSDGKQQIADGKSALQEAKDEIATKEMELEDGWKEYKKESRKAEKKLADAKEEIADGEKELADLSVPDWYVWGRDQVTSTENYGQDAARITNIGKFFPVIFFLVAALVSLTTMTRMIEEQRQQIGTLKALGYGDGVIAAKYLAYGLMFTISGGFVGVLIGEKILPWVIMNAYGMLYTGMKEYLTPLNWEQGGLAILASALCTGVATVAACYKELAARPAQLMRPEAPKNGKRILLERIPFLWKHLNFTTKSTIRNLIRYKKRFFMTVIGIGGCMGLIVVGFGLQDSITAIAKNQFVNLFTYQASAVFNGNATEEKKAQVQSEMEEYSGIQQILEMYCQSVELQSPKRSVDAVMEVPKDLTHFGDFFDLRDRVSGKHYDFPTQGAAISEKTADLLGLKVGDTVQMKKGDQIVKVEITEIVENYVRHFIYMTTDTYQTLFGKPAEYNQLLLRYEDTSDSYEDGLGQTIMEHPEIAAISFTSDLISEIGNMLRSLNIVIVVLIVSAGLLAFVVLYNLNNINITERQRELATLKVLGFYDGEVASYVYRENMVLTVFGILAGVGIGAFLHGNVIQTVEVDMMMFGRNIFFRSFLYSGLITLAFALFVNGMMYYRLKKIDMIESLKSVE is encoded by the coding sequence ATGAAAGCATTTCGGAAGGATTTTTTCAGAGAGATTTTAAAGAACAAAGGACGGTTTTTATCCGTATTTTTCATCTCCCTGCTGGGTGCGGCGTTTTTTTCCGGTATCCGCTCAGCGGAAGGAGATATGAAGACTTCGGCGGATGCCTATTACGATCAGACAAATTACATGGATCTGCGGGTACTGGGAACGCTGGGGCTTACGGACGCGGATGTGGAAGACATCGAAAAGGTGAAAGGCGTGGCACAGGTAACCGGTGGGCATACGTTAGAAGTATTACATAAAGAGGGAGAAAAAGAACAGGCAGTGAAGCTGATTGCGCTGGAGGACGGCGTGAATGAAACGCAGATTCTCGAGGGGCGGCTGCCACAGAAAACGGACGAGATTCTGGTAGATCAGAAGTTTCTGGATGGAACCGGAAAAAAGATCGGTGATCAGGTGACATTTGAGAGCGGTACGGACACGGCACTTTCCGATGATCTCAGTCAGGAAACATTTACGATCGTAGGATCGGCAACGCTGCCCTATTATATGGATCTGACCCGTGGAACGGGAAGTATCGGAAACGGCAGCATCGACAGTTTTGGGCTGTTGCTTCCGGAGACATTTACCAGTGAGATTTATACAGAAATCTATGTGCAGGTGGATGGAGCAAAAGAACTGGAAAGTTACAGTACCTCTTATGAAAAGACCGTAAAACAGGTACAAAACCGGGTAGAAGAACTGGAAGAGGAAGCTTGCCAGCGAAGATATGATACGGTTTACCAGGAGGGAGAAGAGAAACTTTCCGATGCCAGAAAACAGGTAGCGGACGGTGAAAAGGAACTGGCGGACGGAAAAAAGACGCTGGAAGACGGCACTTCTCAGATCAAAGAGGCGAAAGATACCATCACTGAGAAGGAAAAAGAACTGAAGGAAAAAGAAGCCATTTTGGTCCAGAAAGAGACGGAACTGCAAAATGGTGAGAGCCAGCTTGCCGCAAAAGAGAAAGAACTGACTGCCGGTGAACAACAGTTACAGCAGAAAACGCAGGAACTTACAGCCGGAAAACAGGAACTTGCCGCAAAACAGAAAGAACTGACGGATGGAAAGACAAAGTTACAGACGCAGGAAGCAGAGTTAAATGCAGCAAAAAGTCAGCTCGAAGAGCAGGCGGCGAAACTGGAAGAACAGAAAACGCAGCTGGAAGAAAAGGAAAAAGAACTGGATGCAAATGAGGCAGCAGTGACCGCGGGCATCGCACAGGTACAGGAAGGACAGGCACAGCTTGCCGCCGGTATGCAAAGCGTGCAGGAAGAAATCACCCGGCTGGAGGCGCAAAAAGAACAGCTCTCGCAGATGGAAGAACCGGATGCGGAACAGCTGGAGCAGATAGAGGCTGCCTTGCAGGAGTTGAGGACACAGCTTGCCGGACTGGAAGCACAAAAGGAAGCGCTTGCCCAGAAAGAGGCGGAACTCAACGGAAATCTGACGCAGATCCGGCAGGGAAAAGGAGAACTCGAGCAGGCAAGGGCGCAGCTTTCAGCCGGGGAAACGGAAATCAGTACGCATCGTCAGGAACTTGCGGCGGGCGAGGAGAAAATCGCACAGGCGAAGGAACAGCTTGCCGCAGGGGAAAGTCAGATCCGTCAGGCACAAAAACAGCTGACGGATGGCGAGGCGCAGATCGGGCAGGCGAAAACACAGATTGCGGATGGAAAACAGCGGATCGCCGGGGCAAAAGCGACGCTTGCAGATGGAAAGGCACAGCTTTCTGACGGAAAACAGCAGATTGCGGATGGAAAAAGTGCACTCCAGGAGGCAAAAGATGAGATTGCCACAAAAGAAATGGAACTGGAGGATGGCTGGAAGGAATACAAAAAAGAAAGCCGGAAGGCAGAGAAGAAACTGGCAGACGCAAAAGAAGAAATTGCAGACGGGGAAAAAGAACTGGCGGATCTGAGCGTTCCGGACTGGTATGTATGGGGACGCGATCAGGTGACTTCCACAGAAAATTACGGACAAGATGCGGCGCGGATCACAAATATCGGAAAATTCTTTCCGGTGATTTTCTTTCTGGTAGCAGCGCTGGTCAGCCTCACGACGATGACCCGAATGATCGAGGAGCAGAGGCAGCAGATCGGTACGTTGAAGGCACTGGGTTATGGAGACGGTGTGATCGCCGCAAAATATCTTGCCTACGGACTGATGTTTACAATCTCCGGTGGATTTGTCGGAGTGCTGATCGGAGAAAAGATCCTGCCGTGGGTGATCATGAATGCATACGGTATGCTGTATACAGGAATGAAAGAATATCTGACCCCGTTAAACTGGGAGCAGGGAGGACTTGCGATCCTTGCGAGTGCACTGTGTACCGGTGTGGCAACCGTAGCGGCATGTTATAAGGAACTGGCAGCTCGCCCGGCACAGCTGATGCGCCCGGAGGCTCCGAAAAACGGAAAACGGATCCTTCTGGAACGAATCCCGTTTTTATGGAAACATCTGAACTTTACGACAAAATCAACGATCCGGAATCTGATCCGTTATAAAAAGCGGTTCTTTATGACGGTGATCGGCATCGGCGGCTGTATGGGACTGATCGTAGTAGGATTCGGCTTGCAGGATTCGATCACAGCGATCGCGAAGAATCAGTTTGTCAACCTGTTTACCTATCAGGCAAGCGCCGTTTTTAACGGGAATGCCACGGAAGAGAAAAAGGCACAGGTACAAAGCGAGATGGAAGAATATTCGGGAATACAGCAGATTCTGGAGATGTACTGCCAGAGTGTGGAACTGCAGTCACCGAAGCGCAGTGTGGATGCGGTGATGGAAGTACCGAAGGATCTGACGCATTTCGGAGATTTCTTTGATCTGCGTGACCGGGTCAGTGGAAAACATTATGATTTTCCGACGCAGGGAGCTGCCATCAGTGAGAAGACGGCGGATCTTCTGGGACTTAAGGTTGGCGATACGGTGCAGATGAAAAAAGGTGATCAGATCGTGAAAGTGGAGATCACGGAGATTGTCGAAAATTATGTGCGGCATTTTATTTATATGACGACAGACACATATCAGACCTTGTTCGGAAAACCGGCAGAATATAACCAGCTGCTGCTTCGCTACGAAGATACCTCAGACAGTTACGAGGACGGACTGGGTCAGACGATCATGGAACATCCGGAGATCGCAGCCATCTCCTTTACGTCGGATCTGATCAGTGAGATCGGCAACATGCTGCGCTCTCTGAATATCGTTATCGTGGTTCTGATCGTATCGGCAGGTCTGCTGGCATTTGTGGTACTGTATAATCTGAACAATATCAATATAACAGAACGCCAAAGAGAGCTGGCAACGCTGAAAGTGCTTGGATTCTACGACGGGGAAGTGGCTTCGTATGTGTATCGTGAGAATATGGTACTTACCGTATTCGGTATCCTCGCAGGTGTGGGAATCGGTGCTTTCCTACATGGAAATGTGATCCAGACCGTGGAAGTGGATATGATGATGTTCGGAAGAAATATCTTTTTTAGAAGTTTCCTGTACAGCGGACTGATCACACTGGCATTTGCACTGTTTGTCAACGGAATGATGTATTACCGACTGAAAAAGATTGATATGATCGAATCGTTAAAGAGTGTGGAATAA
- a CDS encoding TIGR04086 family membrane protein has product MDTGKSIWIQKSSRVVKGLIVSYLVSGTGLLLLALLLLKCQLDEGKVSAGILAVYVLSGLCGGIYMGKTAERKRYLWGMVLGGMYWIILMSITVFSGAGIGTGVKGAFLTLLICAGSSTLGAMVAGA; this is encoded by the coding sequence TTGGATACAGGGAAAAGCATCTGGATACAAAAGAGCAGCAGAGTCGTGAAAGGACTGATCGTATCGTACCTGGTCAGCGGGACAGGACTTTTGCTTCTGGCATTGCTTTTGCTGAAGTGCCAGCTGGATGAGGGAAAAGTATCCGCAGGTATTCTGGCTGTTTATGTGCTCTCTGGACTCTGCGGGGGAATCTATATGGGAAAAACAGCGGAAAGAAAGAGATATCTGTGGGGAATGGTACTCGGAGGGATGTACTGGATCATTCTGATGAGCATTACGGTGTTTTCCGGTGCGGGTATAGGAACGGGAGTGAAAGGTGCATTTCTTACGCTGCTCATCTGCGCCGGATCGTCAACTTTGGGCGCGATGGTGGCGGGCGCGTGA
- a CDS encoding YdcF family protein: protein MGIQKKDREYERFLDQISDFIFVEDEPEKADILFVPGNGFPQMSIEAARLWKEGMAPWILPSGKYSIGKGAFAGVQAMQENYPGPYQTEWEFMRDVLRKEGVPEEVILREDAATFTYQNAINSRKVTDAAGIRVKKAIICCKAQHARRCKLYYQYLYPQTTFLICPSDVGVNRENWFDTQKGRREVLGEVEKCGEQLQRIFCREADSWSI from the coding sequence ATGGGAATACAAAAGAAAGACAGAGAATATGAGCGTTTTTTAGATCAGATCAGTGATTTTATTTTTGTGGAAGATGAACCGGAGAAGGCAGATATCCTCTTTGTGCCGGGAAACGGATTTCCGCAGATGTCCATAGAGGCGGCGCGGCTGTGGAAAGAAGGGATGGCACCCTGGATTCTGCCTTCCGGGAAATACAGTATCGGAAAAGGAGCATTTGCAGGGGTACAGGCGATGCAGGAAAACTATCCGGGACCGTATCAGACCGAGTGGGAATTTATGAGAGATGTGCTAAGAAAAGAAGGCGTACCGGAAGAAGTGATCCTGCGGGAAGATGCGGCTACATTTACCTATCAGAATGCGATCAACTCCAGAAAAGTGACAGATGCAGCGGGCATTCGGGTGAAAAAGGCAATTATCTGCTGCAAAGCCCAGCATGCCAGAAGATGCAAGCTGTATTATCAGTACTTATATCCACAGACAACCTTTCTCATTTGCCCTTCGGATGTGGGAGTCAACCGGGAAAATTGGTTTGACACGCAAAAAGGCAGGAGGGAAGTACTGGGAGAAGTGGAAAAATGTGGGGAACAGCTGCAACGGATCTTTTGCAGGGAAGCGGATTCGTGGAGTATCTGA
- a CDS encoding HlyC/CorC family transporter, with amino-acid sequence MDSGDAIQLIVLLLLILLSAFFSSAETAMTTVNKIRIMSLADDGNKKAKTLLKIIENPGKLLSTILIGNNIVNLSASSLATTWTTRVLGNAFIGFITGVLTLLILLFGEITPKTLATLQAEKISLAYAPVIYPLTRLLTPVIFLVNLLSRGVLFLLHVDPDAKPNAMTEQELRTIVDVSHEDGVIESEERQMIYNVFDFGDSQAKDVMVPRIDMSLINVDATYEEVIQAFREDGYTRYPVYENSTDTIIGTLNMKDLILRDPNKAFSVRDFLRKPYFTYEYKGTADLLMEMKEYAVNLAIVLDEYGATAGMITLEDLLEEIVGEIRDEYDADEEEDFKEIVPKREYLAKGSAKLDDLNEALDLHLETEDYDSIGGFVIEQLDHLPVPGESCITDNHLKLVVDQVDKNRIELVHIYIPEDFYDKKEEED; translated from the coding sequence TTGGATTCTGGCGACGCCATACAACTAATTGTGTTACTGCTGTTAATTTTGCTTTCCGCATTTTTCTCTTCCGCAGAGACGGCCATGACTACAGTCAACAAGATCCGTATCATGTCTCTTGCTGACGATGGGAATAAAAAAGCAAAAACCTTATTGAAAATTATTGAAAATCCGGGAAAGCTTCTGAGTACGATCCTGATCGGCAATAATATTGTCAACCTGTCGGCATCTTCTCTGGCAACCACCTGGACCACGAGAGTTCTTGGTAATGCCTTTATTGGTTTTATCACCGGCGTTCTGACCTTGCTGATTCTTCTGTTTGGTGAGATTACTCCGAAAACCCTGGCAACATTACAGGCAGAAAAAATCTCTCTTGCCTATGCACCGGTAATCTATCCTCTGACCAGGCTGCTGACTCCTGTAATTTTCCTTGTGAATCTGCTTTCGCGAGGTGTCTTATTTCTGCTTCATGTAGATCCCGATGCCAAGCCAAATGCCATGACAGAGCAGGAACTTCGTACCATCGTGGATGTCAGTCATGAAGACGGTGTCATTGAGAGTGAAGAACGGCAGATGATCTACAATGTTTTCGATTTTGGTGATTCTCAGGCCAAGGATGTGATGGTTCCGCGTATCGATATGTCTCTGATCAATGTCGATGCCACCTATGAAGAAGTGATTCAGGCATTCCGGGAGGACGGTTACACCCGTTATCCGGTCTATGAAAATTCTACAGACACCATCATCGGTACTCTGAACATGAAAGACCTGATCCTGCGGGATCCGAACAAAGCTTTTTCTGTACGGGATTTCCTCAGAAAACCTTATTTCACCTATGAATATAAGGGAACCGCAGATCTTTTAATGGAAATGAAAGAATACGCGGTAAACCTTGCGATCGTCCTCGACGAATACGGTGCCACCGCCGGTATGATCACATTGGAAGATCTACTCGAAGAAATCGTCGGAGAGATCCGTGATGAATACGATGCCGACGAAGAGGAAGATTTTAAAGAAATCGTTCCGAAACGGGAATATCTTGCAAAAGGTTCCGCCAAACTGGATGATCTGAATGAAGCTCTGGATTTGCATCTGGAAACAGAGGATTATGATTCCATCGGAGGTTTTGTGATCGAACAGCTCGATCACCTGCCGGTTCCCGGAGAATCCTGTATCACAGATAACCACCTGAAACTGGTTGTTGATCAGGTAGACAAAAACCGGATCGAACTTGTACACATCTATATACCGGAAGATTTTTACGATAAAAAAGAAGAAGAGGATTAA
- the scfB gene encoding thioether cross-link-forming SCIFF peptide maturase produces the protein MIHQYKSNGYAIVLDVNSGSVHVVDDIVYDCIALLDQGCSKGEVTEKLSASYSKEDLKTALEEIQELTDQGMLFTEDIYENAIEHFKERPTVVKALCLHIAHDCNLACKYCFAEEGEYHGRRALMSYEVGKKALDFLIANSGSRRNLEVDFFGGEPLMNWQVVKDLVAYGREQEKIYNKNFRFTLTTNGVLVNDEVMEFCNKEMGNVVMSIDGRKEVHDHMRPFRKGAGSYDLVVPKFQKWAESRNQDKYYARGTFTHYNLDFSKDVLNLADLGFKQISVEPVVAPSDADYALQPEDLPKLFEEYDNLAKEMIKRNKEGNGFNFFHFMLDLTGGPCVYKRLSGCGSGTEYLAVTPWGDLYPCHQFVGNEDFLLGNVDEGITKPAICKDFKNCNVYAKEACKKCFARFYCSGGCAANSYNFKGKIDDVYEVGCELERKRVECAIMIKAAMAEEEV, from the coding sequence GTGATTCATCAATATAAAAGTAATGGATACGCAATTGTTCTTGATGTAAACAGCGGATCAGTTCATGTGGTGGATGATATTGTATATGACTGTATCGCCCTGCTGGATCAGGGATGTTCGAAGGGAGAAGTGACAGAAAAACTGTCTGCTTCTTATTCCAAAGAAGACCTGAAGACGGCTCTCGAAGAGATTCAGGAGTTGACCGATCAGGGAATGTTGTTTACCGAGGACATTTATGAAAATGCGATCGAGCATTTTAAAGAGCGGCCAACGGTAGTCAAAGCGCTGTGTCTGCATATTGCGCATGACTGTAACTTGGCCTGTAAGTACTGCTTTGCGGAAGAGGGAGAATACCATGGAAGACGTGCACTGATGTCCTACGAAGTAGGAAAGAAAGCACTGGATTTCCTGATCGCCAATTCCGGAAGCAGAAGAAATCTGGAAGTAGACTTCTTCGGAGGGGAACCTCTGATGAACTGGCAGGTTGTCAAAGACCTGGTAGCTTACGGAAGAGAGCAGGAAAAGATATATAATAAAAACTTCCGTTTTACACTGACCACCAACGGTGTTCTGGTCAATGATGAAGTGATGGAATTCTGTAACAAAGAGATGGGCAACGTGGTTATGAGTATCGATGGACGAAAAGAAGTTCACGATCATATGCGTCCGTTCCGTAAAGGTGCCGGAAGCTATGACCTGGTAGTTCCGAAGTTCCAGAAATGGGCAGAGAGCCGTAACCAGGACAAATATTATGCCCGTGGTACATTTACCCATTATAATCTCGACTTTTCCAAGGATGTACTGAATCTGGCAGATCTGGGATTCAAACAGATCTCTGTAGAGCCGGTTGTGGCACCTTCGGATGCGGATTACGCATTGCAGCCGGAAGATCTTCCGAAACTGTTTGAAGAGTACGATAACCTGGCGAAAGAGATGATCAAACGAAATAAAGAAGGAAACGGATTTAATTTCTTCCACTTTATGCTTGATCTGACCGGTGGTCCATGTGTATACAAACGTCTGTCCGGATGTGGATCAGGAACGGAATATCTGGCAGTTACCCCTTGGGGCGACCTGTATCCGTGCCATCAGTTTGTAGGAAATGAAGATTTCCTTCTCGGTAATGTGGATGAGGGAATCACAAAACCTGCAATCTGCAAAGACTTTAAAAACTGCAACGTCTATGCAAAAGAGGCATGTAAGAAATGTTTTGCGCGGTTCTACTGCAGCGGCGGCTGTGCGGCAAACTCCTATAACTTCAAAGGCAAGATCGATGATGTTTACGAAGTGGGCTGCGAGCTGGAGCGTAAGCGTGTAGAGTGTGCAATCATGATAAAAGCTGCAATGGCAGAAGAAGAGGTATAA
- a CDS encoding LPXTG cell wall anchor domain-containing protein: MKKNNKPAAKRYMKTVGMVMASVMVLSSTTGQMVYAESAKDQKDTQDGEKKEEKTIVYLNGKTGNDKNSGESQDEAVKSFEKAAELAGESGVIRISGTVTVEDEETWELPSGVSIRRAKDFEEALVQVNGSLKLDNVRMYTEDITGDGKVEGAVEKENIYVPKVITVKDPKALSEISLEGCDGDGVFSWKDEDTVPSEYETDYQVVFHPYDMKKIDYSKEKGWDAESETVTRQITVRVKSLKPEVTPTPEVTDTPEATPTPEAAPEVTVTPEPTTAPEAPEQTETTPEPTPEVTEPADSDTGVTAPTATPEPTAEPSTEPEVPAEDHTAAPTPETPEEPGTETPDTDSTQKPSGLTWEQMNEIAAVQEQLDFLPSEVTTPEEVEAIVAATKEYEALSEAQKAYIESDSLVLLQTAQEGAKTVNRTSNGVTVAGDFPWYIQFQVQLNNDKSDSSVLAGQNADTFISPYEMQLWDLMNECEYQLNGQQVRITMPAPDDQLYTQLVVIHYLKDGSVEYITPIYNADGTLSFVTTSFSPYDVAGLKLAGSQSLVGNTDKAYGNKNTTSSSGTTTKLTPNVSAGSTSGSVTKKNTQKSQTTQSQTGKKSSGTTLRRVNPKTGDMQQTAWYAGFAAAALAVLGIAGKKTRKKEI; this comes from the coding sequence ATGAAGAAAAATAATAAACCGGCAGCGAAGCGATACATGAAGACGGTGGGAATGGTGATGGCATCTGTGATGGTTCTTTCTTCCACAACCGGTCAGATGGTATATGCGGAGTCTGCAAAAGACCAGAAAGATACTCAGGATGGGGAAAAGAAAGAAGAAAAAACTATCGTATATCTGAATGGAAAAACGGGAAATGATAAGAATAGCGGCGAGAGCCAGGATGAGGCAGTAAAAAGCTTTGAAAAGGCAGCAGAACTTGCAGGAGAGTCCGGCGTGATCCGAATCAGCGGAACCGTTACCGTAGAGGATGAGGAGACATGGGAACTGCCATCCGGCGTTTCTATCCGCCGTGCGAAAGATTTTGAAGAGGCACTGGTTCAGGTAAACGGAAGCCTGAAACTGGACAATGTCCGTATGTACACCGAAGACATTACCGGAGACGGCAAGGTGGAAGGTGCAGTGGAAAAAGAAAATATCTATGTTCCCAAAGTGATCACCGTAAAAGATCCAAAAGCATTATCGGAAATTTCGCTGGAAGGATGCGACGGCGACGGTGTATTTTCCTGGAAAGACGAGGATACAGTTCCGTCCGAATACGAGACGGACTATCAGGTGGTTTTCCATCCGTATGACATGAAAAAGATTGATTACAGCAAGGAAAAGGGCTGGGATGCGGAAAGTGAGACCGTTACCAGACAGATCACGGTTCGTGTAAAATCTCTGAAACCGGAAGTAACGCCGACGCCGGAAGTGACCGATACACCGGAAGCCACTCCGACCCCGGAGGCAGCACCGGAAGTGACCGTAACACCGGAGCCGACCACAGCACCGGAAGCTCCTGAACAGACGGAGACCACTCCGGAGCCAACACCTGAGGTGACAGAACCGGCGGATTCCGATACAGGAGTGACCGCTCCGACTGCAACACCGGAACCGACTGCAGAGCCGTCGACAGAACCGGAAGTACCGGCAGAAGATCATACGGCAGCGCCGACACCTGAGACACCGGAAGAACCGGGAACAGAGACACCGGATACGGACAGCACACAGAAGCCGTCAGGACTTACCTGGGAGCAAATGAATGAGATCGCAGCTGTACAGGAACAGCTGGATTTCCTCCCGAGTGAGGTGACAACACCGGAAGAAGTAGAAGCAATCGTGGCAGCCACAAAAGAATACGAAGCACTGTCGGAAGCACAGAAAGCATACATTGAGTCTGACAGCCTGGTACTGTTACAGACAGCCCAGGAAGGAGCGAAGACGGTCAATCGGACAAGCAACGGCGTTACGGTGGCCGGAGATTTTCCATGGTATATCCAGTTTCAGGTACAGCTGAATAACGATAAGTCCGACAGCTCCGTTCTGGCAGGTCAGAATGCAGATACTTTTATCAGCCCGTATGAGATGCAGCTGTGGGATCTGATGAATGAATGTGAATATCAGTTAAATGGACAGCAGGTGCGCATTACGATGCCTGCACCGGACGATCAGCTTTATACACAACTTGTTGTGATCCATTATCTGAAAGACGGAAGCGTCGAATATATCACTCCGATTTATAATGCGGACGGAACACTGAGTTTTGTGACAACTTCTTTCAGCCCGTACGATGTAGCAGGTTTGAAGCTGGCAGGAAGTCAGTCTCTGGTAGGAAATACGGATAAAGCGTATGGAAATAAAAATACCACTTCTTCCTCCGGCACGACGACAAAACTGACACCGAATGTGTCCGCAGGAAGTACATCCGGAAGTGTGACAAAGAAAAATACGCAGAAGAGCCAGACCACACAGTCCCAGACCGGTAAGAAGTCTTCCGGCACAACACTGAGAAGAGTAAATCCGAAAACAGGCGATATGCAGCAGACAGCCTGGTATGCAGGATTTGCGGCAGCAGCGCTTGCAGTACTCGGTATTGCCGGTAAGAAAACCCGTAAAAAAGAAATCTGA